A portion of the Toxoplasma gondii ME49 chromosome VIIb, whole genome shotgun sequence genome contains these proteins:
- a CDS encoding hypothetical protein (encoded by transcript TGME49_263400), with amino-acid sequence MPLPPFPPSLSPSLKSPCFSRVSERLASQASFLSCGKRVFTSVKTKTSGDGARVWRRQSSTTESCDSRPQQERTERCLSRFSSAGLQSITLLGSRQTLAFSGFIAGAPGDATARPPWPSGYQTGNSDKGRSLSPNVSRQLPRADVERTEATQEGVCYEAFVPPSGRIGKPVDAGYVENSEQCPDIGEILLSTPTTLVFNKDRRDRSAWNGGPKQRRASSGSWLFPGKVANESLKLFNGIDVQASGAIAFFRDSSLLSLSNLGTPRCVPVYLAVLRGHMPVDVVHCRSSVCRPSPGSREWRLAGERTEGKAAYSIFRPIVQAALEAHPVTLVEIRLVQGPPIVPRLHAASLGHSVIGDPTYGPEVHRRRHHRCDKPLMLHCWILKIAPPYAQEEVCVEAPDTLSTELGMKPRTLADCSLVDDSVVNPVLSFFENHHSTEGIDVNANADTCVPSGESRGNIARNRAIAVACDSPLVPRDIVSNSSGPKNRGLPSKYGDNNTYWDKLGGGC; translated from the exons atgcctctgcctccttttccgccttctctttctccatcaCTTAAGTCCCCTTGTTTCAGTAGAGTCTCCGAGAGACTCGCATCACAAGcatctttcctctcctgcgGGAAACGGGTTTTTACTTCGGTGAAAACGAAAACTAGCGGAGACGGAGCCCGTGTCTGGCGGCGGCAGTCCTCAACTACGGAGAGCTGTGACAGTAGACCACAGCAAGAAAGAACGGAGCGGTGTCTTTCGAGGTTTTCATCTGCGGGATTGCAGTCGATTACACTGCTGGGTAGTCGGCAAACTCTGGCGTTTTCTGGCTTTATCGCTGGTGCACCCGGCGACGCAACTGCCCGCCCGCCGTGGCCCTCGGGTTACCAGACTGGGAACAGCGACAAGGGGCGTTCGCTTTCGCCGAACGTGAGCCGACAGCTTCCTCGTGCGGATGTGGAAAGGACAGAGGCCACCCAGGAGGGTGTTTGCTATGAAGCATTCGTCCCTCCCTCTGGTCGCATTGGTAAACCAGTAGACGCAGGCTATGTCGAAAACTCAGAACAGTGCCCGGATATCGGGGAGATATTGCTGTCCACGCCCACTACTCTCGTTTTCAATAAGGACAGGAGAGACCGCAGTGCATGGAATGGCGGAccgaaacagagacgcgcTTCTTCAGGGTCGTGGCTTTTTCCGGGCAAGGTCGCAAACGAATCTCTCAA GTTATTCAATGGGATCGACGTACAAGCAAGTGGAGCGATTGCGTTCTTTCGGGACTCATCCCTTCTGAGCTTGTCTAATCTCGGTACTCCGCGGTGTGTGCCTGTTTACCTTGCTGTCCTCCGGGGGCATATGCCGGTCGACGTCGTGCACTGCCGATCGTCTGTGTGTCGCCCTTCTCCGGGGTCCAGGGAGTGGCGACTGGCGGGAGAAAGGACGGAGGGGAAAGCTGCTTACTCCATTTTCCGGCCCATTGTGCAAGCTGCGTTGGAGGCGCATCCTGTAACACTCGTCGAGATACGGCTCGTTCAAG GTCCGCCTATAGTGCCACGCCTGCATGCTGCATCTCTCGGGCACTCCGTAATAGGCGATCCAACCTACGGCCCGGAAGTGCACAGGCGACGTCATCATCGGTGCGACAAACCACTCATGCTTCATTGTTGGATACTCAAGATCGCTCCACCGTACGCGCAAGAGGAAGTTTGCGTCGAGGCGCCTGATACGCTGTCTACCGAACTCGGCATGAAGCCTCGCACTCTGGCTGATTGTTCTCTGGTGGATGACTCCGTCGTCAACCCCGTCTTGAGCTTCTTCGAGAATCATCATAGCACAGAAGGTATTGATGTGAACGCGAATGCTGACACATGCGTACCCTCGGGAGAGTCACGAGGAAATATTGCACGTAATAGAGCCATCGCGGTTGCCTGCGATTCGCCCCTAGTGCCGAGAGACATCGTGTCAAACTCTAGTGGCCCAAAGAATCGCGGGCTCCCTTCCAAATACGGCGACAACAACACCTACTGGGATAAACTTGGAGGTGGGTGTTGA
- a CDS encoding hypothetical protein (encoded by transcript TGME49_263390), whose protein sequence is MPSRKLQDPRDLEMDPDSPPPNKSLSLPERHAKRRAREWLGGLASTEKKQKHDVVVSASSCEDAPESRPSVPRGQERGAEETNSSVPLPEPRRTPQAVPAAAEGSTEQPSLGRGVEGPSRNGRRSASKGTRIQAPRVEYSSRMALQNGQFERPVVTVDDLKELNDPEALAATLGTQSEPLVHYSPDVRVSLGEGGRELLRACLLLKHDGSSLTSLQGASVQTLLLLAHQAGLWCIVQRIVAERATGIFSRLHLAFNQFKALQMRLRKELHTESMLITRSADGSVQHVLYEPHKSLQIGKEGRSILKARLCRYIGHHQDEVAARLEAYGLGALPLKHATVPQLLAIAWVLNQWDLVIQVVRRHDDQRRLRKNLSKSPASKDADADPVTLAGPKLGSDDCLLSNRGSSQTHAELSDEVVADHGSSATGDSGASDREPLDDRPPESSSDNATEATQAQKQSTETVSVDRLLRILQAADDPSCKDAPEVARELLKELLRCVKLGLVSMPPVAIYQKLTEAAKSLGVSSGVLDAG, encoded by the exons ATGCCATCGCGAAAGCTCCAAGACCCGAGGGATTTAGAGATGGATCCAGATTCCCCCCCGCCAAacaagtctctctctctccctgagAGACACGCCAAGCGACGAGCGCGAGAGTGGCTGGGCGGCCTTGCTtcaacggagaagaagcaaaagcaTGATGTTGTCGTGTCGGCATCGTCTTGCGAAGACGCTCCGGAGTCCAGACCGTCGGTGCCAagaggacaggagagaggagcagaggagacgaactcGAGTGTTCCTCTGCCCGAACCCCGTCGAACACCTCAGGCAGTCCCAGCAGCAGCTGAGGGGTCAACTGAACAGCCCAGTCTGGGGCGTGGTGTCGAGGGTCCTTCACGAAACGGGAGGCGAAGTGCCAGCAAAG GCACTCGGATCCAGGCGCCACGCGTCGAGTACAGCTCGCGGATGGCCCTCCAGAATGGCCAATTCGAACGCCCCGTGGTGACGGTCGACGACCTGAAAGAGTTGAACGATCCCGAAGCGCTCGCTGCGACTCTCGGGACCCAGTCTGAG CCCCTGGTACATTACTCACCTGACGTCCGAGTTTCTCTTGGAGAAGGAGGCCGGGAACTCTTGCGAGCCTGCCTGCTCCTCAAGCATGACGGCAGCAGTTTGACTAGCCTTCAAGGCGCTAGCGTCcagacgcttcttcttctcgcacaCCAGGC GGGCTTGTGGTGCATCGTTCAGCGAATTGTCGCGGAGCGCGCCACGGGCattttctcgcgtcttcatCTCGCCTTCAACCAGTTCAAAGCACTGCAG ATGCGACTTCGAAAGGAGCTACATACCGAGAGCATGCTGATCACGAGGTCTGCAGATGGCTCTGTGCAGCATGTCCTTTACGA GCCACATAAGTCTCTCCAGATCGgcaaggaagggagaagcatCTTGAAAGCGAGACTTTGCCGCTATATTGGTCACCACCAAGATGAAGTG GCTGCTCGGCTGGAAGCCTACGGCCTAGGAGCGCTTCCTCTAAAGCATGCTACAGTGCCTCAGCTGCTGGCCATCGCCTGGGTTCTGAATCAGTGGGATCTAGTTATCCAAGTGGTGCGTCGCCATGACGATCAACGAAGACTGCGGAAGAACCTGTCTAAGTCGCCGGCCTCCAAGGACGCTGACGCCGACCCCGTGACTCTTGCGGGACCAAAACTGGGAAGCGACGATTGCCTATTGTCAAATCGAGGATCGTCGCAGACTCATGCAG AACTCTCGGACGAGGTCGTCGCCGACCATGGATCGAGCGCTACAGGCGACAGCGGCGCTTCTGATAGAGAACCTCTCGACGATCGTCCGCCAGAATCCTCCAGTGACAATGCCACGGAGGCAACCCAGGCGCAAAAGCAGAGCACTGAGACGGTCTCGGTTGACCGCCTTCTCCGTATTCTTCAAGCAGCGGATGATCCGTCGTGTAAGGATGCTCCCGAAGTCGCTCGAGAATTGCTCAAAGAGCTCCTCCGATGTGTTAAACTCGGTTTGGTCTCCATGCCTCCAGTCGCTATCTACCAGAAGCTGACTGAGGCTGCGAAGTCTCTAGGCGTTAGCAGTGGTGTCCTAGACGCGGGGTAG
- a CDS encoding scavenger receptor cysteine-rich domain-containing protein (encoded by transcript TGME49_263410), translating into MGYRVVASLVGGLFLANSIGSVSATEWCRAAPEDGRPEYGVCLAAGEGSARYIIEIVPVVGPGIDLQSNVKLTVAGSDGSETKPIPIASEAFGTEKRVTVDRIDVGDPESVGVFITGNSAWKCKRITVWKDFRYWLFDCTGVLDPEHRDAIFTMSGNKMYQAIMQTGNDEHAGTSGGIELTLIGSERQSSPKLLVQDVRPGAERRIRFRAADVGDVTALVLRNTADTDPWYCEFVRIKTDDGRVFAFNVKRWIGTPYESAIRVSLKPSGDTDTPAQDVECHTRALELYSRIPENIGIFKVRCPMNCQASTFASVDGSSIHPMASSICAAAIHDGVLSPSGGEVVVSVVGELPEYTGSTLNPTGTVSTSFRSSPDIPSASFFVYRTDSIDEVDKDVRVVDAYGKLSSTGRLEIRRNGVWGSVCKQGDFTVFTIDSARKACHELGYLHGMYLEDGCDSVEGQYVCAGAKYPVSVAGVMCMGPEKSLADCTFEEPPARCADHSMDVAVRCTNTPPAEPPLGSLRIVDESGAPATNGVGRLQFYNEGWGSVCSDGWTRESEKVACLQMGYTGIKHGGYSDDGCDDVNGVNLCGPDTEKITAFGVACGGEETSLRHCPHEISSDIYCVHEEDIIVGCRGDGDPSGMGLFRTEDIPALSKRSLPPKIELNCGDRPLSQKQMGGQAGAMFVATCPEGCSEEPGSLKGTYIYTDDSPICKAAIHVGVVGPLGGNIVVVLGEGQDSFMESERNGVKSESFGRYDRTFMVSIPINSVKARTAKKYVDGATYAGRSAIPGGGKFPAFRESDTVTLVDVLPERFRWFAPEDFTGFRGRPEDYVDTEKLPGAKALTGFSDFTFALQMAVTGGKRKWRSILTQSGCEGFTFAIDDKDELVFEQNCHPKFISTGIKPAIGEPLHIAVSYYSPEKVVNIYVNGRQVVSEKTDFDFNLKSKLIIGRAADSESEYFIGHITALKVFSYALSPEQVRRVAAEAGSGLGAGGPVPRGERRTDDGRVCLSPCSSEEPLLNEIPKSSLPTNPAIQLTCEDTLRREEFNGITEQRFLVSCPSDCTSKVAQVYGSKVYSEASSLCKAALHSGALATQGGEVIIVTHSGLKSYSGSTGKNGVSSVGEDEPQLRSFSVLKAPNFRKLTCRDDGAFALKMNPGDKELVICPPGCLAASEGTVYGTKVYSPISSVCRAAIHSGHLTNEGGEVELQATGQHEEFKGSDKNGIQSVNSGWYLRAITFVRGAPVKPQQEELR; encoded by the exons ATGGGGTACAGAGTGGTGGCGAGTCTTGTGGGGGGTTTGTTCCTGGCGAATTCCATTGGCAGTGTTTCGGCAACTGAATGGTGTCGGGCTGCTCCAGAAGATGGCAGGCCCGAGTACGGAGTGTGTCTAGCAGCCGGAGAAGGCTCTGCTCGGTATATTATCGAGATCGTTCCTGTCGTTGGTCCCGGAATCGATTTGCA AAGCAACGTGAAGCTCACTGTGGCAGGAAGCGACGGAAGTGAAACCAAACCGATTCCCATAGCATCGGAAGCTTTTGGCACAGAGAAACG AGTGACTGTTGACCGGATTGATGTTGGCGACCCTGAGTCTGTCGGCGTCTTCATTACTGGAAACTCCGCCTGGAAGTGTAAACGCATTACAGTGTGGAAAGACTTCCGCTACTGGTTATTCGACTGCACTGGAGTCTTGGACCCGGAACATCGGGACGCT ATATTCACAATGTCAGGCAATAAAATGTACCAAGCGATCATGCAGACAGGGAACGACGAGCACG CTGGCACCTCCGGAGGCATAGAACTTACATTAATTGGGAGTGAACGTCAATCATCTCCGAAGCTACTCGTCCAGGATGTTCGCCCCGGGGCTGAAAGAAGGATTCGATTCAGAGCAGCCGACG TTGGCGACGTAACGGCGCTCGTTCTTCGGAACACAGCGGACACCGATCCGTGGTACTGCGAGTTCGTCCGTATCAAGACTGACGATGGCAGGGTGTTCGCATTTAATGTCAAGAGATGGATTGGCACCCCTTACGAATCTGCGATAAGAGTGTCTCTCAAACCCTCGGGGGATACTGACACTCCTGCTCAAGACGTCGAGTGCCACACGAGAGCTCTCGAACTATACAGCCG CATTCCTGAAAACATCGGGATCTTCAAAGTTCGCTGTCCGATGAACTGCCAAGCATCAACCTTCGCCAGTGTCGACGGCTCTTCGATTCATCCGATGGCGAGTTCTATTTGTGCCGCGGCCATTCACGACGGTgtcctctccccttccg GTGGAGAAGTCGTTGTTTCGGTCGTTGGCGAGCTGCCAGAGTATACTGGGAGTACTCTAAACCCAACAG GCACAGTTTCCACGAGTTTTAGATCCTCGCCAGATATCCCTAGTGCAAGCTTCTTTGTCTATCGAACCG ATTCCATTGACGAGGTGGACAAGGATGTTCGAGTAGTCGATG CTTATGGAAAGCTATCTTCCACCGGGCGCCTGGAAATCCGACGCAACGGCGTTTGGGGTTCAGTGTG CAAGCAGGGTGATTTTACAGTTTTCACGATTGACTCAGCTCGGAAAGCATGCCACGAGCTCG GGTACCTTCACGGCATGTACCTAGAGGACGGCTGCGATTCTGTGGAGGGCCAGTACGTGTGTGCTGGCGCCAAGTATcctgtttctgtcgctg GTGTCATG TGTATGGGACCTGAGAAAAGCCTGGCTGACTGCACGTTTGAAGAGCCGCCTGCGCGTTGCGCCGACCACTCTATGGATGTAGCCGTCAGATGCACTAATACTCCTCCGGCAGAGCCCCCGCTGGGAAGTCTCCGCATTGTCGACGAAAGTGGGGCTCCAGCTACAAATGGAGTGGGCAGACTACAATTCTACAACGAAG GGTGGGGAAGCGTGTGCAGTGATGGATGGACAAGAGAATCTGAGAAAGTTGCCTGCCTTCAGATGGGCTACACCGGCATCAAG CACGGTGGATACTCTGATGACGGATGTGACGATGTCAACGGAGTCAACTTGTGTGGACCTGACACGGAAAAGATTACTGCTTTCGGTGTAGCCTGCGGAG GCGAGGAAACAAGTTTGAGACACTGCCCCCATGAGATATCAAGCGACATTTACTGCGTTCATGAGGAGGATATCATTGTCGGCTGCCGCGGTGACGGAGATCCTTCAGGAATGGGCCTGTTCAGGACCGAGGATATTCCGGCTTTGTCGAAACGGAGCTTGCCACCGAAGATCGAACTCAACTGTGGCGACCGCCCTCTATCGCAGAAGCAGATGGGTGGGCAAGCTGGAGCGATGTTTGTAGCCACGTGTCCTGAGGGCTGCAG CGAAGAGCCGGGCTCTTTGAAGGGAACTTACATCTATACAGATGACTCACCA ATTTGCAAAGCGGCCATCCACGTCGGAGTTGTAGGACCCCTAGGCGGCAACATTGTTGTTGTGCTGGGAGAGGGACAGGATTCTTTCATGGAATCAGAGCGCAACGGCGTCAAAAGCGAGTCCTTTGGGCGATACGATCGCACAT TTATGGTGTCCATTCCCATCAACTCTGTGAAAGCCCGGACAGCCAAGAAATACGTTGATGGGGCTACGTACGCTGGAAGATCGGCAATCCCTGGTGGAG GAAAGTTTCCGGCGTTCAGAGAATCTGACACAGTCACCCTCGTAGACGTCTTGCCCGAGAGGTTCCGTTGGTTTGCTCCGGAGGACTTCACTG GCTTCCGAGGTCGACCGGAGGATTACGTGGACACGGAGAAACTGCCTGGTGCGAAAGCGCTAACAGGTTTTTCAGACTTTACCTTTGCTCTACAGATGGCTGTTACCG gagggaaaaggaaatgGAGGTCCATACTAACCCAAAGTGGTTGTGAAGGCTTCACTTTCGCAATCGACGATAAGGATGAGCTCGTCTTCGAACAAAATTGTCACCCCAAATTCATAAGCACTGGGATAAAGCCAGCCATAGGAG AACCACTACATATTGCTGTCTCATATTATTCGCCTGAAAAAGTTGTCAACATCTACGTGAATGGGCGACAGGTTGTTTCGGAGAAGACTGATTTCGATTTCAACTTGAAG AGCAAATTAATAATCGGACGTGCTGCGGATTCCGAGTCTGAGTATTTTATTGGCCACATAACCGCGCTAAAAGTTTTCTCTTACGCGCTTTCTCCGGAGCAAGTACGGCGCGTAGCAGCTGAGGCAGGTTCTGGACTCGGCGCTGGCGGTCCTGTCCCCCGCGGAGAACGACGTACAGATGATGGGCGCGTCTGCTTGTCGCCATGCTCCTCAGAGGAGCCTCTTCTCAACGAAATACCGAAGTCATCACTTCCAACAAATCCAGCTATTCAGCTGACTTGCGAAGACACTCTAAGACGCGAAGAGTTCAACGGAATAACGGAGCAGCGCTTCCTTGTTTCATGCCCATCTGATTGCACATCGAAGGTTGCACAAGTTTACGGATCCAAGGTCTACTCAGAAGCGAGCTCCTTATGCAAGGCTGCCCTCCACAGTGGAGCATTGGCCACACAGGGAGGAGAAGTCATCATCGTGACACACAGCGGTCTTAAGTCGTATTCTGGTTCGACCGGGAAAAATG GGGTCAGTAGCgtgggagaagacgagccgCAGCTCCGATCCTTTTCCGTCCTGAAAGCGCCGAATTTTAGAAAATTGACTTGTAGAG ATGATGGAGCATTTGCCCTGAAAATGAATCCCGGAGACAAGGAACTTGTAATCTGTCCTCCTG GTTGCCTTGCCGCAAGCGAAGGAACAGTCTACGGAACAA AAGTGTACAGCCCGAtttcgtctgtctgcagAGCTGCAATACATTCTGGGCATCTA ACGAATGAGGGTGGTGAAGTAGAATTGCAGGCGACTGGGCAGCATGAGGAATTTAAAGGGAGTGACAAGAATGGAATCCAGTCTGTAAATAGCGGCTGGTACTTGAGAGCTATCACTTTTGTGCGGGGAGCGCCAGTAAAGCCGCAGCAAGAAGAGCTGCGGTGA
- the USP4 gene encoding ubiquitin-specific protease USP4 (encoded by transcript TGME49_263420~Gene product name based on ToxoDB Community Expert Annotation.) — protein sequence MDWQSAIMKKPCVTQEAARLIWGKFSEPMLIQSEDESWYVVDREFLDNLQLLASYGTSEDPESPGLSSQDLPLRIRNRPLLSAASRDRPRATKSTRLDDSVAFAQGELFEVVNEEFWRLLMQHFEADIEVPRRVYRDGQRLKVETQPLLLGVYTPENPDSSDSAAFVLAGNLLFSHGDTVEEARTKVLALVNNATWTVLVGFPEEKGATHLRRLCTDSPTASLSEADVDGDVAFFVCPSAIAEARLALSKPCVHLPGETPRLNGHLDNGDSACVSDRPEKRRPLPLPWEPYARLSAGERSPESPQFALADKEGEGEKHSGVRRFFPGPEGLPSSSFREVRGPENIDEMFASGGICGLSNLGNTCFLNSAVQCLSKVLPLSYYFLSGKFVADINEENVMGTQGRLARAYHATLRDMWFGGESSLAPRDLKAAVGRVREEFLGYNQQDSQELIAFLLDGLHEDLNRIKKKPYYESKIEGGPEKPDAQVAELSWQRHKEINDSVIVDLFQGQYRSRLECPACRKVSVTFDPFMYLSLPVPPEWRHQVVFTLGVDPGRPEAFCFQRAFPGNLDYNTAKQVCVDTVARLVSDAAMQTLSVEEKEVLRRNVLSNVQLKELSQLSADNVLMVAKNREDLAGVYFSDVNAKIFTAEDTVRFRFDRKPSHIFAWLMPSRIVQELEAGSGKDSARDGPEAAVDEYSSEPTAKGECARGSAGHTSDSAETKTPPMTAAGDGDTSEDRWKTDSHTSGDSEKPSPEAACHRIKKRRSNSACLGARGLAETDTTFALVLPVFRTPSGDVRPIQRCMPVLLPVPTGTTCEELHKQVEAIYHDSSEEEKSSSRPEETQPREEEGSPQGQSLINHAVGFIRSFSGQSDLAETRQVKLLVPSGFCAQEAQKSVLSQGVNLLANGIGGKASNQPRPLPVDNQLVSANVKPKTGDFVILLYADMGSFADSEKVGPAEGIRMMGAVEVQPSTDISDCLRLFSEQERLDVENMWYCSSCKEHVQAYKKLDLWKMPKILILHLKRFHNIGRFTRSKIGTKVTFPYKAGDYLDMTPYILPESLEMMHAKDQGLAPLYELVAVNVHSGELGGGHYFAYAKLRGRWYDFNDSWVQPVSEDSCHSSDAYMLFYRLKQDDSEWRSETSMNDGSGTDASSQTAPAHAPSSPIGVSSHLVC from the exons ATGGACTGGCAGTCGGCGATAATGAAGAAGCCATGCGTCACGCAGGAGGCCGCAAGGCTGATCTGGGGAAAGTTTTCAGAGCCCATGTTGATTCAGtccgaagacgaaagttg GTACGTTGTAGATCGAGAGTTCCTCGACAatctgcagcttctcgcgAGTTACGGGACGTCTGAAGATCCAGAGAGTCCaggtctttcttctcaaGATTTGCCGCTAAGAATTCGGAACCGGCCTCTGCTGAGTGCggcaagcagagacagaccgCGAGCGACGAAGTCCACGCGTCTCGACGACTCTGTCGCATTTGCGCAA gGAGAACTCTTCGAAGTGGTAAACGAGGAGTTCTGGCGCCTGCTGATGCAGCACTTTGAGGCAGATATCGAGGTGCCTCGGCGAGTGTATCGCGACGGTCAACGTCTCAAAGTCGAGACGCAGCCTCTGCTCTTGGGCGTCTATACACCCGAGAATCCGGACTCTTCAGACAGTGCAgccttcgtcctcgctggcaatctcctcttttctcacGGGGACACTGTTGAAGAAGCTCGCACAAAG GTCCTTGCATTGGTGAACAACGCAACTTGGACTGTTTTGGTGGGCTTCCCCGAAGAGAAGGGCGCCACCCACCTCCGGCGGCTGTGTACAGACAGTCCaactgcttctctctcagaaGCAGACGTCGACGGGgatgtcgccttcttcgtctgtccgTCGGCGATCGCCGAAGCGCGTCTTGCACTCTCGAAGCCTTGCGTGCATCTCCCAGGGGAGACTCCGCGCTTGAACGGCCACCTCGACAATGGCgattctgcatgcgtttcag ATCGCCCGGAGAAGCGTCGGCCGCTGCCTCTTCCCTGGGAGCCTTATGCTCGTCTGAGTGCGGGGGAGCGGTCTCCAGAATCGCCGCAGTTTGCGCTGGCAGACAAGGAAGGGGAGGGCGAGAAGCACTCGGGGGTTCGGAGATTCTTCCCGGGGCCAGAGGGGCTTCCAAGCTCGTCTTTCCGCGAGGTGCGTGGACCGGAGAACATCGACGAAATGTTCGCGTCTGGCGGCATCTGCGGCTTGTCGAACCTGGGGAACACGTGCTTCCTGAACTCTGCAGTTCAGTGTCTCTCGAAAGTTCTCCCGCTGTCCTACTACTTTCTGAGTGGAAAGTTCGTCGCAGACATAAACGAAGAGAACGTCATGGGCACACAGGGCCGCCTCGCCAGGGCCTACCACGCGACGCTGCgg GACATGTGGTTCGGAGGTGAATCGTCGCTCGCTCCTCGGGATTTGAAGGCGGCAGTGGGACGTGTGAGGGAGGAATTTCTGGGCTACAACCAACAAGACTCCCAGGAGTTAattgcttttcttctcgatgGTCTCCACGAAGACCTTAATCGCATCAAGAAGAAACCGTACTACGAG tCGAAAATCGAGGGCGGCCCGGAGAAGCCAGACGCGCAAGTGGCTGAGCTCTCATGGCAGCGCCACAAAGAAATCAACGACTCGGTGATTGTCGACTTGTTTCAGGGCCAGTACCGCTCGCGCCTCGAGtgccctgcatgcagaaaagtTTCTGTCACGTTTGACCCGTTCATgtacctctctctccctgtgcCTCCCGAATGGAGACACCAGGTCGTCTTCACTCTCGGCGTCGACCCCGGGCGTCCAGAAGCCTTCTGCTTTCAGCGCGCCTTCCCCGGAAACCTCGACTACAACACCGCGAAGCAAGTCTGCGTG GACACTGTCGCTCGTCTTGTCTCAGATGCAGCGATGCAGACTCTCAgcgtcgaggagaaagaagtctTGCGACGGAACGTCTTGTCAA ACGTCCAGCTGAAGGAACTTTCGCAGCTGAGCGCGGACAACGTCCTCATGGtcgcgaaaaacagagaagacctTGCAGGAGTGTATTTCTCGGATGTGAACGCCAAGATCTTTACAGCAGAGGACACT GTGAGGTTCAGGTTCGACCGAAAGCCGTCGCACATCTTTGCGTGGCTGATGCCCTCTCGGATCGTTCAG GAACTTGAGGCCGGCTCCGGAAAGGACTCTGCGAGGGACGGGCCAGAGGCTGCTGTCGATGAGTATTCTTCGGAGCCGACAGCGAAAGGCGAGTGCGCCCGAGGATCTGCAGGACACACGAGCGACtctgcggagacgaagacgcctcCAATGACTGCCGCCGGGGACGGCGACACAAGTGAAGACCGGTGGAAGACAGACAGTCACACGTCAGGTGACAGCGAGAAGCCGTCCCCAGAAGCAGCTTGTCACCGCatcaagaagagaagg TCCAACAGCGCCTGCCTCGGCGCGAGAGGCCTCGCCGAGACCGACACAACTTTCGCCCTCGTCCTCCCCGTCTTCAGAACCCCTTCTGGAG ACGTTAGGCCAATCCAGCGGTGTATGCCAGTGTTGTTGCCTGTCCCGACGGGCACCACATGCGAGGAGCTTCACAAGCAAGTGGAGGCCATCTACCACGACagcagtgaagaagagaagtccAGCTCGCGGCCGGAAGAGACTCAGCCacgtgaagaagaaggcagccCGCAGGGACAGTCCCTGATCAATCACGCTGTTGGATTCATTCGGAGCTTCTCGGGGCAGTCGGACCTAGCCGAAACTCGGCAGGTCAAGCTCTTGGTG CCTTCAGGGTTTTGCGCGCAGGAAGCACAGAAGAGCGTTCTCAGCCAGGGCGTGAATTTGCTGGCGAACGGTATTGGAGGGAAGGCGAGTAACCAGCCGCGGCCTCTCCCAGTCGACAACCAACTTGTGTCGGCGAACGTGAAACCCAAGACGGGAGACTTT GTTATTCTACTCTATGCCGACATGGGATCGTtcgcagacagcgaaaaggTGGGACCCGCAGAAGGCATTAGGATGATGGGAGCTGTGGAGGTGCAGCCAAGTACGGACATCTCCGAttgcctgcgtctcttctcggagCAAGAACGACTGGACGTTGAAAACATGTG GTACTGCAGCTCGTGCAAAGAGCATGTCCAGGCCTACAAGAAGCTGGACCTTTGGAAAATGCCCAAGATTTTGATTCTTCATCTGAAGCGTTTTCACAACATCGG TCGATTTACGCGATCTAAAATCGGCACTAAAGTCACATTTCCCTACAAAG CCGGTGACTACCTGGACATGACTCCGTACATTCTCCCTGAGAGCCTGGAAATGATGCACGCAAAGGAT CAAGGGCTGGCTCCCCTTTACGAGCTGGTGGCGGTGAATGTTCACTCTGGGGAGCTTGGCGGAGGCCACTACTTCGCGTACGCAAAGCTCCGAGGAAGATG GTACGATTTCAACGATTCTTGGGTGCAGCCCGTATCAGAAG ACTCATGTCACTCTTCGGACGCGTACATGTTGTTCTATCGTCTAAAGCAAGATGATTCCGAGTGGCGAAGTGAAACTTCAATGAACGACGGATCAGGCACAGATGCTTCATCTCAAACTGCACCAGCGCATGCTCCGTCGAGTCCCATCGGAGTTAGCAGTCACCTTGTGTGTTAA